From the genome of Deinococcus sp. AJ005, one region includes:
- a CDS encoding DUF1440 domain-containing protein produces the protein MNGHHAKRSQPLRGILVGAVAGLAGAYLKSAAEPPLQTLTEHYFPPTNAEKQMIGADPTGRIDHMPPAEMIEAAADATGHEISKGQKLAAQQVVHYTLGAGLGAAYGLLAEYQPAVTRGAGVPAGAVMYALTHGSAVPATGFQNPPWKLPLSAVLWEAGSHLVFGLGVELGRRALVRLLEKAGD, from the coding sequence ATGAATGGACACCACGCCAAACGCTCCCAACCTCTGCGCGGAATCCTGGTGGGGGCCGTCGCCGGACTGGCCGGGGCCTACCTGAAATCGGCAGCCGAGCCGCCCCTGCAAACGCTGACCGAACATTATTTCCCGCCCACGAACGCCGAGAAACAGATGATCGGGGCCGATCCCACGGGCCGCATAGACCATATGCCCCCCGCCGAGATGATTGAGGCAGCAGCCGACGCCACCGGGCACGAGATCAGCAAGGGGCAGAAACTGGCCGCACAACAGGTGGTCCACTACACCCTGGGCGCGGGTCTGGGCGCGGCGTATGGCCTGCTAGCCGAATATCAGCCCGCCGTCACGCGCGGCGCAGGTGTTCCCGCCGGGGCAGTGATGTATGCCCTGACGCACGGCAGCGCCGTTCCCGCCACCGGATTCCAGAACCCGCCGTGGAAACTGCCCCTCTCGGCAGTGCTGTGGGAGGCTGGATCGCATCTGGTCTTCGGCCTGGGGGTGGAACTGGGGCGGCGGGCGCTGGTGAGGCTGCTGGAAAAAGCCGGAGACTAA